Proteins encoded within one genomic window of Streptomyces taklimakanensis:
- a CDS encoding TetR family transcriptional regulator, with protein sequence MAEAMTEQSNPPSPSAFPGRPSAPSAAPLTERQEARRRRILEASAELARRGGFEAVQMREVAESSNVALGTLYRYFPSKVHLLVATMYDQLERLHGTLHSRPPREAEPAARVAQTLLRAFRSLRRDPNLADAMLRAFTFADRSAGPEVDAVSRLTAAIVLDAMGRREPPTPELLSVVRVVGHTWHSALIAWISGRASVEQVHTDIGTVCALIPGGAPETARR encoded by the coding sequence ATGGCAGAAGCGATGACGGAACAGTCCAATCCCCCCTCCCCGAGCGCCTTCCCGGGTCGCCCCTCGGCCCCCTCCGCCGCGCCGCTCACCGAGCGTCAGGAGGCGCGCCGCCGCCGCATCCTGGAGGCCAGTGCCGAACTGGCCCGGCGCGGCGGCTTCGAGGCGGTGCAGATGCGCGAGGTGGCCGAGTCCTCGAACGTGGCGCTGGGGACGCTCTACCGCTACTTCCCCTCCAAGGTCCACCTGCTGGTCGCCACCATGTACGACCAGTTGGAACGGTTGCACGGGACGCTGCACAGCCGACCGCCGCGGGAGGCGGAACCGGCGGCCCGGGTGGCGCAGACGCTGCTGCGCGCCTTCCGCTCGCTGAGACGGGACCCGAACCTGGCCGACGCGATGCTCCGCGCGTTCACCTTCGCCGACCGCTCCGCGGGTCCGGAGGTGGACGCGGTGTCCCGGCTCACCGCGGCGATCGTCCTGGACGCCATGGGACGGCGGGAGCCGCCGACGCCCGAGCTGCTCTCGGTGGTCCGCGTGGTCGGGCACACCTGGCACTCGGCGCTGATCGCCTGGATCTCCGGAAGGGCCTCCGTCGAACAGGTGCACACCGACATCGGAACGGTGTGCGCCCTGATCCCCGGGGGCGCCCCGGAGACCGCGCGCCGGTAG
- a CDS encoding peptidoglycan-binding protein gives MSLRPPTRGRVLPTVVGGLTAAALLVGAQPAGAQPAERAARAPVNRAFERAAEEFQVPRDLLVAVGYGETHLDDHDGKPSHAGGYGVMHLVDNATRDTLGEAAELTGRPEAELRRDTAANILGGAAVLRAHADAVGLDAAERRDPDAWYPVVARYGGAEDDRAARLYADTVYDFLAEGFSALTPAGERVTVPAGDVEPELGRYAGVAPLGEPVASADASEVGVLSTDYPPARWVAAHSSNYTPGRSSSITHVVVHVTQGSYAGSISWFRNPDSDVSAHYVIRSSDGEVTQTVRDRDTAWHARSGNAYSIGIEHEGYVDNPAWFTDAMYRSSAALTRHLCDRHGIPKDRSHIVGHHEVPGNDHTDPGPNWNWTYYMQLVRDGDADAPVQLDHASYGTLREGSTGAQVGAAQHLLNQTGFEAGEVDGIFGSRTGSAVREFQRSRGLSVDGVVGARTWTALLSAGTRPTLRRGDAGADVRRLQRALTAAHGRTVEIDGLFGPDTETAVRDYQRSRGLAVDGVVGGGTWGALQAGR, from the coding sequence ATGTCCCTGCGTCCCCCCACCCGCGGACGGGTGCTGCCGACCGTCGTCGGCGGTCTGACCGCGGCCGCCCTGCTCGTCGGCGCCCAACCCGCCGGCGCCCAACCCGCCGAGCGGGCGGCGCGCGCACCGGTGAATCGGGCGTTCGAGCGGGCCGCCGAGGAGTTCCAGGTCCCCCGCGACCTCCTCGTCGCCGTCGGCTACGGGGAGACCCATCTCGACGACCACGACGGAAAGCCCAGCCACGCGGGCGGCTACGGCGTGATGCACCTGGTGGACAACGCCACTCGGGACACCCTGGGCGAGGCCGCCGAACTGACCGGCCGACCGGAGGCGGAGCTGAGGCGGGACACCGCCGCCAACATCCTCGGCGGCGCCGCCGTCCTGCGCGCCCACGCCGACGCGGTGGGCCTGGACGCCGCCGAACGCCGTGACCCGGACGCCTGGTACCCGGTGGTGGCCCGCTACGGCGGCGCCGAGGACGACCGCGCGGCGCGGCTGTACGCCGACACCGTCTACGACTTCCTCGCCGAGGGCTTCAGCGCGCTGACCCCCGCCGGCGAGCGCGTCACCGTGCCGGCCGGAGACGTCGAGCCCGAGCTCGGCCGCTACGCGGGGGTCGCTCCGCTGGGCGAGCCCGTGGCGTCCGCCGACGCCTCCGAGGTGGGCGTCCTGAGCACCGACTACCCGCCCGCGCGGTGGGTGGCGGCCCATTCGAGCAACTACACCCCCGGCCGCAGTTCGTCGATCACCCACGTGGTCGTCCACGTCACCCAGGGCTCCTACGCCGGATCGATCAGCTGGTTCCGGAACCCCGACTCCGACGTCAGCGCCCACTACGTGATCCGGTCCTCCGACGGCGAGGTCACACAGACGGTCCGGGACCGGGACACCGCCTGGCACGCCCGCTCCGGCAACGCCTACTCCATCGGGATCGAGCACGAGGGCTACGTCGACAACCCCGCCTGGTTCACCGACGCGATGTACCGCTCCTCGGCCGCGCTCACCCGCCACCTGTGCGACCGCCACGGCATCCCCAAGGACCGCTCCCACATCGTCGGCCACCACGAGGTGCCGGGCAACGACCACACCGACCCCGGCCCCAACTGGAACTGGACCTACTACATGCAGTTGGTCCGCGACGGCGACGCCGACGCCCCCGTCCAGTTGGACCACGCCTCCTACGGCACCCTGCGGGAGGGCTCCACCGGCGCGCAGGTCGGGGCCGCCCAGCACCTGCTGAACCAGACCGGCTTCGAGGCCGGCGAGGTGGACGGGATCTTCGGGTCCCGCACCGGGAGCGCCGTCAGGGAGTTCCAACGCAGCCGCGGCCTGAGCGTCGACGGCGTCGTGGGGGCCCGCACCTGGACGGCCCTGCTGTCGGCGGGCACCAGGCCGACGCTGCGGAGGGGCGATGCGGGAGCCGACGTGCGGCGGCTCCAACGCGCTCTCACCGCCGCGCACGGCCGCACCGTCGAGATCGACGGCCTCTTCGGGCCCGACACCGAGACGGCCGTCCGCGACTACCAGCGCAGCCGCGGCCTGGCCGTGGACGGCGTCGTCGGAGGCGGCACCTGGGGGGCACTCCAGGCCGGCAGGTGA